From one Synechocystis sp. PCC 6803 substr. PCC-P genomic stretch:
- a CDS encoding tocopherol cyclase family protein, with protein sequence MKFPPHSGYHWQGQSPFFEGWYVRLLLPQSGESFAFMYSIENPASDHHYGGGAVQILGPATKKQENQEDQLVWRTFPSVKKFWASPRQFALGHWGKCRDNRQAKPLLSEEFFATVKEGYQIHQNQHQGQIIHGDRHCRWQFTVEPEVTWGSPNRFPRATAGWLSFLPLFDPGWQILLAQGRAHGWLKWQREQYEFDHALVYAEKNWGHSFPSRWFWLQANYFPDHPGLSVTAAGGERIVLGRPEEVALIGLHHQGNFYEFGPGHGTVTWQVAPWGRWQLKASNDRYWVKLSGKTDKKGSLVHTPTAQGLQLNCRDTTRGYLYLQLGSVGHGLIVQGETDTAGLEVGGDWGLTEENLSKKTVPF encoded by the coding sequence ATGAAATTTCCGCCCCACAGTGGTTACCATTGGCAAGGTCAATCACCTTTCTTTGAAGGTTGGTACGTGCGCCTGCTTTTGCCCCAATCCGGGGAAAGTTTTGCTTTTATGTACTCCATCGAAAATCCTGCTAGCGATCATCATTACGGCGGCGGTGCTGTGCAAATTTTAGGGCCGGCTACGAAAAAACAAGAAAATCAGGAAGACCAACTTGTTTGGCGGACATTTCCCTCGGTAAAAAAATTTTGGGCCAGTCCTCGCCAGTTTGCCCTAGGGCATTGGGGAAAATGTAGGGATAACAGGCAGGCGAAACCCCTACTCTCCGAAGAATTTTTTGCCACGGTCAAGGAAGGTTATCAAATCCATCAAAATCAGCACCAAGGACAAATCATTCATGGCGATCGCCATTGTCGTTGGCAGTTCACCGTAGAACCGGAAGTAACTTGGGGGAGTCCTAACCGATTTCCTCGGGCTACAGCGGGTTGGCTTTCCTTTTTACCCTTGTTTGATCCCGGTTGGCAAATTCTTTTAGCCCAAGGTAGAGCGCACGGCTGGCTGAAATGGCAGAGGGAACAGTATGAATTTGACCACGCCCTAGTTTATGCCGAAAAAAATTGGGGTCACTCCTTTCCCTCCCGCTGGTTTTGGCTCCAAGCAAATTATTTTCCTGACCATCCAGGACTGAGCGTCACTGCCGCTGGCGGGGAACGGATTGTTCTTGGTCGCCCCGAAGAGGTAGCTTTAATTGGCTTACATCACCAAGGTAATTTTTACGAATTTGGCCCGGGCCATGGCACAGTCACTTGGCAAGTAGCTCCCTGGGGCCGTTGGCAATTAAAAGCCAGCAATGATAGGTATTGGGTCAAGTTGTCCGGAAAAACAGATAAAAAAGGCAGTTTAGTCCACACTCCCACCGCCCAGGGCTTACAACTCAACTGCCGAGATACCACTAGGGGCTATTTGTATTTGCAATTGGGATCTGTGGGTCACGGCCTGATAGTGCAAGGGGAAACGGACACCGCGGGGCTAGAAGTTGGAGGTGATTGGGGTTTAACAGAGGAAAATTTGAGCAAAAAAACAGTGCCATTCTGA
- the lexA gene encoding transcriptional repressor LexA, which yields MEPLTRAQKELFDWLVSYIDETQHAPSIRQMMRAMNLRSPAPIQSRLERLRNKGYVDWTDGKARTLRILHQKPKGVSVIGELKGGELVEADAEEVEKIDFAPLMKKSSVFALRVMSNDLVDDFIVEGDMLILRSVTGEEEIEDGELVAASIKGGKIAIKRYYQDGTKVVLKASNNKGPGQELKASDVEIQGILMGVWRNFQGV from the coding sequence ATGGAACCTCTCACCCGAGCCCAAAAAGAACTTTTTGACTGGTTAGTTAGTTACATTGACGAAACCCAGCACGCCCCCTCCATCCGCCAAATGATGCGGGCCATGAATTTGCGTTCTCCGGCCCCCATTCAAAGTCGATTGGAACGGTTACGCAATAAGGGTTACGTTGATTGGACTGACGGCAAAGCCCGCACCCTGAGAATTCTCCACCAAAAACCAAAAGGAGTTTCCGTCATTGGCGAACTCAAAGGCGGTGAACTGGTGGAAGCGGACGCAGAGGAAGTGGAAAAGATTGACTTTGCCCCCCTGATGAAGAAATCATCGGTTTTTGCCCTCAGGGTCATGAGCAATGACCTCGTGGACGATTTTATTGTCGAAGGTGATATGCTGATTCTCCGTTCTGTGACTGGAGAAGAGGAAATCGAAGATGGGGAATTGGTCGCCGCCAGTATTAAGGGGGGCAAGATTGCTATCAAACGCTATTACCAAGATGGCACTAAGGTCGTACTCAAAGCCTCCAACAACAAAGGCCCTGGCCAAGAATTGAAAGCCAGCGATGTTGAAATCCAGGGGATTTTAATGGGGGTTTGGCGCAATTTCCAGGGAGTTTAG
- a CDS encoding amino acid ABC transporter ATP-binding protein gives MTSPTAPLISFDQLQKNFGALQVLRGVTGEIYPKDVISIIGPSGCGKSTFLRCLNRLEPISGGRLEVAGVDLSGAKIDQKHLRQLRVRVGMVFQHFNLFPHLTVLQNLLLAPRKVLRIPMAEAKDRALTYLDKVGLGTKADNYPDQLSGGQKQRVAIARGLCMKPEILLFDEPTSALDPELVGEVLNVMKQLAEEGMTMAVVTHEMQFAREVSNRVFFFNQGIIEEEGDPNEVFRNPKSDRLRAFLSRIQSS, from the coding sequence ATGACTTCCCCCACTGCTCCGTTAATTTCCTTTGACCAGTTGCAAAAAAACTTTGGCGCCCTCCAGGTTTTGCGGGGAGTAACGGGGGAAATTTACCCCAAAGATGTGATTTCTATCATTGGCCCTTCCGGTTGCGGCAAGAGCACTTTTTTGCGTTGCCTGAATCGCCTTGAACCCATCAGCGGTGGCCGTCTCGAAGTGGCGGGGGTGGACTTATCCGGGGCTAAAATTGACCAGAAACATCTGCGGCAGTTGCGGGTGCGGGTGGGCATGGTTTTCCAGCATTTCAATCTGTTTCCCCATCTGACGGTTTTGCAAAATCTCTTGCTGGCCCCCCGTAAGGTGTTACGCATTCCCATGGCGGAAGCTAAGGACCGGGCTTTAACCTACCTGGATAAAGTGGGTTTGGGCACTAAAGCTGATAACTACCCAGACCAACTCTCCGGCGGCCAAAAGCAACGGGTGGCGATCGCCAGGGGGCTGTGCATGAAGCCGGAAATTCTTTTATTCGATGAACCCACCAGCGCCCTAGACCCGGAATTAGTGGGGGAAGTGCTGAATGTGATGAAACAGTTGGCCGAAGAAGGCATGACCATGGCGGTGGTGACCCATGAGATGCAGTTTGCCCGGGAAGTATCCAATCGGGTCTTTTTCTTTAACCAAGGAATCATTGAAGAAGAGGGCGACCCCAACGAAGTTTTTCGCAATCCCAAGAGCGATCGCCTACGGGCATTTCTCAGTCGCATTCAGTCCAGTTAA
- a CDS encoding peptide ABC transporter substrate-binding protein: protein MLLNLPATVKSRSCQKLIGGLLPLLLFACGSPNVGNGNSQQNGQETLKILSWQAPTILNPHLATGFKDAEASRIALEPLASFDQEGNLVPFLAAEIPSVENGGVAADGLSVTWKLKPDVLWSDGQPFSAEDVAFTYKFLSDPKTGATSTGTYEAIAKVEALDKNTVKITFKEPNPAWFLPFVGSEGMILPQHIYKDFVGEKARQAPANLLPIGTGPYRVTSFKPGDVVLYEVNPHYRDRKNIGFQQVEIKGGGDATSAARAVLQTGDADFALNLQVEDNILQSLAQGGKGEIVADLGSLSERVIFNLSDPDPARTNGDRSSVKFPHPFLQDPLVRKAITLGIDRDLIAKQLYGVTGQPTANVLVLPQQYASQNTSFQFNPTEAQQLLDQAGWKDSNGNGIRDKDGIELQMVFQTSVNPLRQKTQQVIKQTLQAIGVGVELKSIDPSVFFSGDPANPDTLERFQGDLSMFTTGNTNPDPSKYMQTFTCGAIPTAENQWSGDNYGRYCSAEYDQLWQKAVAELDPEKRQQLFIQMNDLLVDDYILVPVVHRASVVGVGDRLDGVALTPWDRPTWNIKDWQPKAK from the coding sequence GTGTTGCTAAATCTTCCCGCCACCGTTAAGTCTCGTTCTTGCCAAAAACTAATTGGGGGGCTGTTGCCCTTATTATTGTTTGCCTGTGGTAGCCCCAATGTCGGCAATGGTAACTCTCAGCAGAATGGTCAAGAAACCCTGAAAATTCTCTCTTGGCAGGCTCCCACGATTTTAAATCCCCATTTGGCTACGGGCTTTAAGGATGCGGAAGCTAGTCGTATTGCCCTGGAACCCCTGGCAAGTTTTGACCAAGAAGGCAACCTAGTCCCGTTTTTGGCGGCGGAAATTCCCAGCGTAGAAAATGGCGGCGTGGCGGCGGATGGTTTGTCCGTCACCTGGAAGTTAAAGCCTGATGTGCTCTGGTCTGATGGGCAACCCTTCTCGGCGGAGGATGTGGCGTTCACTTACAAATTCCTCAGTGATCCCAAAACTGGGGCCACCAGCACTGGTACCTATGAGGCGATCGCCAAGGTGGAAGCGTTGGACAAAAATACAGTCAAAATAACCTTTAAGGAACCCAACCCAGCTTGGTTTTTACCCTTTGTGGGCAGTGAAGGGATGATTTTGCCCCAGCACATTTATAAAGATTTTGTCGGGGAAAAGGCGCGGCAGGCACCGGCAAATCTGTTGCCCATCGGTACTGGGCCCTATCGGGTCACCAGTTTTAAACCAGGGGATGTGGTGTTGTATGAAGTTAATCCCCATTATCGAGACCGGAAAAATATCGGTTTCCAACAGGTGGAAATTAAGGGTGGGGGAGATGCTACCTCCGCGGCCCGGGCCGTACTGCAAACTGGGGATGCGGATTTTGCCCTCAATTTACAGGTGGAGGACAATATCCTCCAGTCCTTGGCCCAAGGCGGCAAAGGGGAAATTGTGGCAGATTTAGGCAGTTTGAGTGAACGGGTAATATTTAATCTCAGCGATCCCGATCCTGCGCGCACCAATGGCGATCGCTCCTCGGTGAAGTTTCCCCATCCCTTTTTGCAGGATCCCTTGGTGAGGAAAGCTATAACTCTAGGCATTGACCGGGATTTAATTGCCAAGCAACTCTATGGTGTCACCGGACAGCCCACGGCCAACGTTCTGGTTTTACCCCAGCAGTATGCTTCCCAAAATACGAGTTTCCAATTTAATCCCACCGAAGCCCAGCAATTACTCGACCAAGCGGGTTGGAAGGACAGCAACGGCAACGGTATTCGGGACAAGGATGGCATTGAGTTGCAAATGGTATTCCAAACCAGCGTTAATCCCCTGCGGCAAAAGACCCAACAGGTAATTAAACAAACTCTCCAGGCGATCGGCGTGGGGGTAGAACTGAAAAGCATTGACCCCAGTGTGTTCTTTTCCGGTGATCCGGCCAACCCCGATACTTTGGAACGATTTCAGGGGGATTTGTCTATGTTCACCACGGGCAACACTAACCCGGATCCGAGCAAATATATGCAAACCTTCACCTGTGGGGCCATTCCCACCGCCGAGAATCAATGGAGTGGGGACAATTATGGGCGTTACTGTAGTGCCGAATACGACCAACTCTGGCAAAAAGCAGTGGCTGAACTGGACCCGGAAAAGCGCCAACAACTATTCATTCAAATGAACGATTTGTTAGTGGATGATTATATTTTGGTACCCGTGGTGCATCGAGCCAGTGTGGTGGGAGTAGGCGATCGCCTGGATGGGGTGGCGTTAACTCCCTGGGATCGTCCCACTTGGAATATCAAAGATTGGCAGCCGAAAGCAAAATAG
- a CDS encoding two-component system response regulator, translating to MNQISPLRIFLLDDHPYSRIASADLLRLNNYQIIEGETTKGFSCGQVVEQVEKVDPDLVLMDVNLAHQNGIELCQAIKHSPVGQYIPIILTNAMDDPQCRLRSRASGADAYLLKPLERVELLNQVDLLIQKKKLAESVAQIEQVLFRLAAVIEERYAVGEASITCSQLIEGFGEFIGLEQGQIDDLVFAARLHDLGLIQVPDEIMLKQGPLNSTELDCVRDHVHVAATIFEPLAGRRAVGEIMRYHHERWDGSGYPDALRGKEIPLLAQVFQIIDIFTALTSNRRYKEAVNTAQALEILQGEARRGWRNPEMVEKFVNFINKNSIEESLAQKLN from the coding sequence GTGAACCAAATTTCTCCCCTCCGTATTTTTTTGTTGGACGACCACCCCTACAGTCGCATCGCCAGCGCCGACCTTTTGCGTTTGAACAATTACCAAATTATTGAAGGGGAGACCACCAAAGGATTCAGTTGTGGCCAAGTGGTGGAACAGGTGGAAAAAGTTGATCCGGACTTAGTGTTGATGGACGTCAATTTGGCCCACCAAAATGGCATTGAATTGTGTCAGGCAATCAAACATAGCCCCGTCGGGCAATATATTCCCATCATTCTCACCAATGCCATGGACGACCCCCAATGCCGTCTCCGTAGTCGGGCCAGTGGGGCCGATGCCTATTTGCTCAAACCCTTGGAGCGGGTGGAACTGCTCAATCAGGTGGATTTACTGATCCAGAAAAAGAAATTAGCCGAATCCGTAGCCCAAATTGAACAGGTTTTATTTCGCTTAGCGGCGGTGATTGAAGAACGCTACGCTGTTGGGGAGGCTAGCATCACCTGTAGTCAACTAATAGAGGGTTTTGGCGAATTTATCGGTCTAGAACAGGGGCAAATTGATGACCTTGTTTTTGCGGCTCGGCTACACGATTTGGGACTGATCCAAGTGCCCGATGAAATTATGCTCAAGCAAGGGCCCCTCAACTCCACAGAATTGGACTGCGTGAGGGACCATGTCCATGTGGCGGCTACCATTTTTGAACCCCTGGCTGGGCGTAGGGCTGTGGGGGAAATTATGCGCTATCACCATGAACGCTGGGATGGCAGTGGCTACCCTGATGCTCTCCGGGGTAAGGAAATTCCCCTGCTAGCTCAGGTTTTTCAAATCATTGATATTTTCACTGCCCTAACCAGTAACCGTCGCTATAAGGAAGCGGTGAATACGGCCCAGGCTTTGGAAATTTTACAAGGAGAAGCCCGACGGGGTTGGCGTAATCCAGAAATGGTGGAAAAGTTTGTCAATTTTATTAACAAAAATTCCATAGAAGAGAGTTTGGCCCAAAAGTTGAATTAG
- a CDS encoding succinate dehydrogenase/fumarate reductase iron-sulfur subunit, with product MQVQFQILRQKPQQSPYLEKFDLEVEPGATILECLNQIKWEQDGSLNFRKNCRNTICGSCSMRVNGRSALACKENVGSETRLFTQVNEAGIPVVTVAPLGNLPVIKDLIVDMQPFWDDLERVEPYVSTQGRKVPEREFLQTPAEREKLNQMGNCILCGACYSECNAKSVNPDFVGPHALAKAQRLLTDSRDGATADRLESYNNATAGAWGCTRCYLCNEVCPMEVAPMDQIGKIKSALLAQKTAQDSRPVRHRKVMVDLVKAGGWVDERKFGIYVVGNFFRDLKGIASILPLGLRMISSGKFPLGFEPSAGTEEVRSLIEQVQEAEKLANF from the coding sequence ATGCAAGTCCAATTTCAAATTTTGCGCCAAAAACCGCAACAGTCTCCCTACCTAGAAAAATTTGATCTAGAAGTGGAGCCCGGTGCCACCATTTTGGAGTGTTTAAATCAGATTAAATGGGAACAGGACGGCAGTTTAAACTTCCGCAAAAATTGTCGCAATACCATCTGTGGCAGTTGCAGTATGCGGGTTAATGGGCGATCGGCCTTGGCTTGTAAGGAAAATGTGGGCAGTGAAACCAGATTATTTACCCAGGTTAACGAAGCAGGCATTCCTGTGGTGACGGTGGCTCCCCTCGGTAATTTGCCCGTCATCAAAGATCTAATTGTGGATATGCAACCCTTCTGGGACGACTTGGAACGGGTGGAGCCCTACGTTAGTACCCAGGGGCGCAAGGTGCCGGAACGGGAATTTCTCCAAACCCCAGCGGAAAGGGAAAAACTCAACCAAATGGGCAATTGCATTCTCTGTGGAGCTTGCTATTCCGAGTGCAACGCTAAATCTGTTAATCCCGATTTTGTCGGCCCCCATGCCCTGGCCAAAGCCCAAAGATTATTAACCGACTCCCGGGATGGAGCCACAGCCGATCGCCTCGAAAGCTACAACAATGCTACAGCCGGGGCCTGGGGCTGTACCCGTTGTTACCTCTGTAACGAAGTCTGCCCCATGGAAGTGGCCCCCATGGACCAGATTGGGAAAATTAAGTCTGCCCTTCTGGCCCAGAAAACAGCCCAGGACAGTCGCCCGGTGCGCCACCGCAAAGTTATGGTGGATTTGGTTAAAGCCGGTGGTTGGGTGGATGAGCGTAAGTTCGGTATTTACGTAGTGGGTAATTTCTTCCGGGATCTCAAAGGTATTGCTAGTATTTTGCCCCTGGGCCTGCGGATGATTAGCAGTGGCAAATTTCCCCTGGGCTTTGAACCTTCCGCCGGTACTGAGGAAGTGCGGAGCTTAATCGAACAGGTGCAAGAAGCGGAAAAACTTGCCAATTTCTGA
- a CDS encoding DUF1499 domain-containing protein, whose amino-acid sequence MGALLAVLLSGMVWFAALPGFEQIFAGSPPENLGITSGQLAPCPDMPNCVNSQISADSIHAIEPLHYQGDLANARNLLTEILGVVPGTTIVQSQDNYIRAEVRSRLMGFVDDLEFYFPGDRPVIEVRSASRLGESDLGVNRRRLEQIRLALADLEQGN is encoded by the coding sequence ATGGGTGCGCTATTGGCTGTGTTGCTATCGGGGATGGTTTGGTTTGCTGCCCTACCAGGCTTTGAACAAATCTTTGCCGGCTCCCCACCGGAAAACTTAGGGATCACAAGTGGACAATTAGCCCCCTGTCCCGACATGCCCAATTGTGTGAACAGTCAAATTAGTGCTGATTCTATCCACGCCATTGAGCCCCTCCATTACCAAGGAGATTTGGCCAATGCCCGTAATTTGTTAACGGAAATTTTGGGGGTAGTGCCCGGGACTACCATTGTGCAATCCCAAGATAATTACATTCGGGCAGAAGTCCGCAGTCGTTTGATGGGTTTTGTCGATGACCTCGAATTTTATTTCCCTGGCGATCGCCCTGTGATTGAAGTCCGTTCCGCATCCCGGTTGGGGGAATCGGATTTGGGGGTTAACCGCCGCCGTTTAGAACAAATCCGTTTGGCCCTAGCAGATCTAGAACAAGGCAATTAG
- a CDS encoding energy-coupling factor ABC transporter ATP-binding protein: MSTPAIIAQDLNFQWSADRPGLQNCSLAVPQGQFWMLLGTNGSGKSTLLRLLAGLLTPQSGLVKLAEPMGFVFQNPDHQLVMPTVGADIAFGLVKEKLSPQEVQVRVGEALQAVNLAEMARRPIYALSGGQKQRIAIAGAIARHCSVLLLDEPTALLDRDSQQELVLQVQKLVKQRGITALWVTHRLDELDYCDGAFLLEEGKIVAQGDPKPLKQRMMNKTAV, from the coding sequence ATGTCCACCCCCGCCATCATTGCCCAGGACCTAAATTTTCAATGGTCTGCCGATCGCCCCGGTTTGCAAAACTGTAGTCTGGCGGTGCCCCAAGGTCAGTTTTGGATGCTGTTGGGCACCAATGGTAGTGGAAAATCTACCCTATTAAGGTTATTGGCGGGACTCCTCACCCCCCAATCCGGTCTGGTGAAACTGGCCGAACCCATGGGCTTTGTTTTCCAAAATCCTGACCATCAATTAGTTATGCCCACCGTCGGGGCCGATATTGCCTTTGGTTTAGTCAAGGAAAAACTTTCTCCCCAGGAAGTACAAGTCCGGGTAGGAGAAGCCCTGCAAGCGGTTAACCTAGCTGAGATGGCCCGCCGTCCCATCTATGCCCTCAGTGGCGGCCAAAAACAACGCATTGCCATTGCCGGGGCGATCGCCAGACACTGTTCCGTGCTTTTATTGGATGAGCCCACTGCCTTGCTGGACCGAGATAGTCAACAGGAATTGGTATTGCAAGTACAAAAATTAGTCAAACAAAGGGGCATCACCGCCCTGTGGGTAACCCATCGCTTAGACGAGCTAGACTATTGTGATGGAGCCTTTCTGTTGGAGGAAGGCAAAATTGTGGCGCAGGGAGATCCCAAACCCCTCAAGCAAAGAATGATGAACAAGACCGCAGTTTAA
- the psb28 gene encoding photosystem II reaction center protein Psb28, producing the protein MMTLTPTIEFFADLPEELSNVSLRRNSTTGARTVVMTFERLQAIEKFQSFTQRFNGHLRLADEEGAMEIEPSSVKFIFGGDEGDELRGAQCSFDLVKNDHWERFIRFMERYAEANGMGYQDR; encoded by the coding sequence ATGATGACCCTCACTCCCACCATCGAATTTTTTGCTGATCTCCCCGAAGAACTCAGCAATGTCAGCCTCCGCCGCAATTCTACTACCGGCGCTCGCACTGTGGTGATGACCTTTGAACGTCTCCAGGCGATCGAAAAGTTTCAGAGTTTTACCCAAAGGTTTAACGGCCATTTACGTCTTGCTGACGAAGAGGGGGCGATGGAAATTGAACCATCGTCAGTAAAATTTATTTTTGGTGGAGACGAAGGGGATGAACTGCGGGGTGCCCAGTGCAGTTTTGACCTAGTTAAAAATGATCATTGGGAACGCTTTATCCGTTTCATGGAGCGCTATGCGGAGGCCAATGGCATGGGCTACCAAGATCGTTAG
- a CDS encoding homogentisate phytyltransferase codes for MATIQAFWRFSRPHTIIGTTLSVWAVYLLTILGDGNSVNSPASLDLVFGAWLACLLGNVYIVGLNQLWDVDIDRINKPNLPLANGDFSIAQGRWIVGLCGVASLAIAWGLGLWLGLTVGISLIIGTAYSVPPVRLKRFSLLAALCILTVRGIVVNLGLFLFFRIGLGYPPTLITPIWVLTLFILVFTVAIAIFKDVPDMEGDRQFKIQTLTLQIGKQNVFRGTLILLTGCYLAMAIWGLWAAMPLNTAFLIVSHLCLLALLWWRSRDVHLESKTEIASFYQFIWKLFFLEYLLYPLALWLPNFSNTIF; via the coding sequence ATGGCAACTATCCAAGCTTTTTGGCGCTTCTCCCGCCCCCATACCATCATTGGTACAACTCTGAGCGTCTGGGCTGTGTATCTGTTAACTATTCTCGGGGATGGAAACTCAGTTAACTCCCCTGCTTCCCTGGATTTAGTGTTCGGCGCTTGGCTGGCCTGCCTGTTGGGTAATGTGTACATTGTCGGCCTCAACCAATTGTGGGATGTGGACATTGACCGCATCAATAAGCCGAATTTGCCCCTAGCTAACGGAGATTTTTCTATCGCCCAGGGCCGTTGGATTGTGGGACTTTGTGGCGTTGCTTCCTTGGCGATCGCCTGGGGATTAGGGCTATGGCTGGGGCTAACGGTGGGCATTAGTTTGATTATTGGCACGGCCTATTCGGTGCCGCCAGTGAGGTTAAAGCGCTTTTCCCTGCTGGCGGCCCTGTGTATTCTGACGGTGCGGGGAATTGTGGTTAACTTGGGCTTATTTTTATTTTTTAGAATTGGTTTAGGTTATCCCCCCACTTTAATAACCCCCATCTGGGTTTTGACTTTATTTATCTTAGTTTTCACCGTGGCGATCGCCATTTTTAAAGATGTGCCAGATATGGAAGGCGATCGGCAATTTAAGATTCAAACTTTAACTTTGCAAATCGGCAAACAAAACGTTTTTCGGGGAACCTTAATTTTACTCACTGGTTGTTATTTAGCCATGGCAATCTGGGGCTTATGGGCGGCTATGCCTTTAAATACTGCTTTCTTGATTGTTTCCCATTTGTGCTTATTAGCCTTACTCTGGTGGCGGAGTCGAGATGTACACTTAGAAAGCAAAACCGAAATTGCTAGTTTTTATCAGTTTATTTGGAAGCTATTTTTCTTAGAGTACTTGCTGTATCCCTTGGCTCTGTGGTTACCTAATTTTTCTAATACTATTTTTTAG
- a CDS encoding Fur family transcriptional regulator, protein MPLNREEIIQTLKERGLRVTPQRYGVYANLLQRRDHPSAEQLLFDLNQAAPTSSQATVYSSLKALQSVGLIREVLLEEGVCRYDANVEPHHHFCCRHCGAIEDVDWEELPAVDLGKLRVGLKAERYEITVHGVCENCGD, encoded by the coding sequence ATGCCCTTAAACAGAGAAGAAATTATTCAAACGCTGAAGGAGCGGGGGCTGCGGGTTACTCCCCAGCGCTATGGGGTCTATGCCAATCTACTCCAACGTCGGGATCATCCCAGCGCAGAACAGTTATTGTTTGACCTTAATCAAGCTGCCCCCACGTCTTCCCAGGCCACGGTGTACAGTTCCCTCAAGGCTTTGCAATCTGTGGGATTAATCCGGGAAGTTCTATTGGAAGAAGGGGTCTGTCGCTACGATGCCAATGTGGAGCCCCACCATCATTTTTGTTGTCGTCATTGCGGGGCGATAGAGGATGTGGATTGGGAGGAGTTACCAGCGGTGGACCTAGGCAAACTCAGGGTGGGACTCAAGGCGGAACGTTATGAAATTACCGTCCATGGGGTCTGTGAAAACTGCGGCGATTAG
- a CDS encoding type 1 glutamine amidotransferase: MELTIGWLYPKLMSTYGDRGNVICIQRRCQWRDIPVKILPLEQTSEAALFLQADLIVGGGAQDRQQEIVMRDLQGSKAEALKNQLDDGIPGVFTCGSPQLLGHYYEPALGQRIQGLGLLDMVSKHPGPEAKRCIGNVVFEITAEPLRQELQAMTGETPIVIGFENHGGRTYLQTVSPLGKVKTGYGNNGEDGFEGAFHQKAIATYSHGPLLPKNPFLADWLIRTALEKKYQDSVQLTPLDDCLAQQARAAMLKRLE, from the coding sequence ATGGAATTAACAATCGGCTGGCTTTATCCCAAACTCATGAGCACCTACGGCGATCGGGGCAATGTCATTTGCATCCAACGTCGTTGTCAATGGCGGGATATCCCTGTGAAAATTCTGCCCCTGGAACAGACCAGCGAGGCGGCACTGTTTCTCCAAGCCGACTTAATTGTGGGGGGCGGGGCCCAGGATCGCCAACAGGAAATTGTCATGCGGGATTTGCAAGGATCCAAAGCAGAGGCGCTGAAAAATCAGTTAGACGATGGCATTCCCGGAGTATTCACCTGTGGTTCTCCCCAACTGCTGGGGCATTATTACGAGCCTGCCTTAGGGCAACGCATTCAGGGTTTGGGACTGCTGGATATGGTCAGTAAACATCCAGGACCAGAAGCAAAACGCTGCATTGGTAACGTAGTGTTTGAAATTACCGCTGAACCCCTCCGGCAAGAATTACAGGCTATGACCGGGGAAACTCCCATTGTCATTGGCTTTGAAAACCATGGCGGCCGCACCTATCTCCAAACCGTTTCTCCCCTGGGTAAGGTTAAAACCGGCTATGGCAACAACGGCGAAGATGGCTTTGAGGGGGCTTTCCACCAAAAGGCGATCGCCACTTACTCCCATGGCCCTCTGTTGCCCAAAAATCCCTTTTTAGCTGATTGGTTAATCCGCACGGCGTTGGAGAAGAAGTATCAGGATTCGGTGCAGTTAACTCCCTTGGATGACTGCCTCGCCCAACAAGCCCGCGCCGCCATGCTCAAACGGCTAGAATAG
- a CDS encoding peroxiredoxin — translation MTPERVPSVVFKTRVRDESVPGPNPYRWEDKTTEQIFGGKKVVLFSLPGAFTPTCSSNHLPRYEQLFEEFQALGVDDIICLSVNDAFVMFQWGKQIGADKVKLLPDGNGEFTRKMGMLVEKSNLGFGMRSWRYSMFVNDGKIEKMFIEPEFGDNCPVDPFECSDADTMLAYLKGAEAPGVSEPVKAFVG, via the coding sequence ATGACCCCCGAACGAGTTCCCAGTGTAGTGTTCAAAACCCGTGTCCGTGACGAATCTGTACCTGGTCCCAATCCCTACCGTTGGGAAGACAAAACCACTGAACAAATCTTTGGTGGCAAAAAGGTTGTGCTTTTCTCCCTACCCGGTGCCTTCACCCCCACCTGTTCTTCTAACCACTTGCCCCGCTACGAGCAGTTGTTTGAAGAATTCCAAGCCTTGGGAGTAGATGACATCATCTGTCTATCTGTGAACGATGCCTTTGTTATGTTCCAATGGGGCAAACAAATTGGTGCCGACAAAGTGAAATTACTACCCGATGGTAACGGCGAATTCACCCGCAAAATGGGTATGTTGGTGGAAAAATCCAACCTCGGTTTCGGGATGCGTTCCTGGCGCTATTCCATGTTTGTCAACGATGGCAAAATCGAAAAAATGTTTATTGAGCCTGAGTTCGGTGACAACTGTCCCGTAGATCCCTTCGAGTGTTCCGACGCTGACACCATGTTGGCCTACCTCAAAGGTGCTGAAGCGCCCGGGGTTTCTGAGCCCGTTAAAGCTTTTGTCGGCTAA